A stretch of Lathyrus oleraceus cultivar Zhongwan6 chromosome 6, CAAS_Psat_ZW6_1.0, whole genome shotgun sequence DNA encodes these proteins:
- the LOC127097502 gene encoding heavy metal-associated isoprenylated plant protein 39, whose product MMKLVLKLEINEDRIKQKAMKAVSGISGVESVSMDMKDKKLTLIGDIDPYKVVAKLRKFCHAEIISVGPAKEEKKEEPKKKEDDKKDSTKINIIDPFMFYGTHAYYNHQMKQQYNPYYGAVSVEEDPNSCVII is encoded by the exons ATGATG AAACTTGTGTTAAAGTTGGAAATAAATGAAGACAGAATCAAGCAAAAAGCTATGAAAGCAGTCTCTGGCATTTCAG GGGTTGAATCTGTTTCAATGGACATGAAAGACAAGAAACTAACTTTAATAGGAGATATTGATCCTTATAAAGTAGTGGCCAAGCTAAGGAAGTTTTGTCATGCGGAAATAATCTCTGTTGGACCAGCTAAAGAGGAAAAGAAAGAAGAACCTAAAAAGAAGGAAGATGATAAGAAAGATTCAACAAAAATAAATATTATTGATCCATTCATGTTCTATGGAACACATGCTTATTATAATCATCAGATGAAACAACAATACAATCCTTATTACGGTGCTGTTAGCGTTGAAGAGGATCCTAATAGCTGTGTCATCATCTAA